A window of the Bombus huntii isolate Logan2020A chromosome 8, iyBomHunt1.1, whole genome shotgun sequence genome harbors these coding sequences:
- the LOC126868579 gene encoding uncharacterized protein LOC126868579 isoform X1, protein MLGIICVFNAILYVTASETAILQRMKRQNDPSESDRVIDSIFNIPITAIKETGAAVQTFSPENSKAIDSILKIPVSTLEAVGALVKQTSGQRLQNAEELQRIRQERRERILAQRERQRFQREQLQQQRFKQQQMKRNVKNNNKNSFGLNTLSFLVSNHGILGSIQGPFGGYSGNGGGHGGHGSHGVHGGHGGHGNQGTHGGQGSTGGYEVHENVEEDTNYSWHGITAGFGTISGSRPTSAHISIQNKVAPKDKRPNKYYDDFRIQNKIAPNKENGLDYEDDPPLQNKIAPKSSRISFQS, encoded by the exons TGCGTTTTCAACGCTATCTTGTACGTGACAGCTTCGGAGACA GCGATCCTTCAACGAATGAAGCGTCAAAATGATCCGAGTGAAAGTGATCGTGTGATAGACAGTATTTTTAAC ATTCCAATTACGGCGATCAAGGAAACAGGAGCCGCGGTGCAAACTTTTAGCCCAGAAAATTCTAAGGCCATCGATAGTATTTTAAag ATCCCTGTTTCGACCTTAGAAGCTGTTGGGGCTCTAGTAAAACAAACGTCTGGGCAGAGACTCCAGAATGCCGAAGAGTTACAACGAATACGCcaagaaagaagagagagaataTTAGCTCAAAGGGAACGACAGAGATTCCAAAGAGAGCAACTTCAGCAACAACGTTTCAAACAGCAACAAATGAAGAGAAACGTTAAGAACAATAACAAAAATTCCTTTGGTTTAAACACCCTCTCCTTCCTGGTTAGTAATCATGGTATCTTAGGTAGTATTCAAGGTCCGTTTGGCGGGTACAGTGGAAATGGTGGTGGACATGGTGGTCATGGTAGTCATGGTGTTCATGGTGGTCATGGTGGTCATGGAAATCAAG GTACCCATGGAGGACAGGGCAGTACAGGTGGTTACGAAGTCCACGAAAACGTAGAAGAAGACACAAATTATTCCTGGCATGGGATCACCGCTGGGTTTGGTACGATTTCTGGCTCTCGACCAACTAGCGCGCATATTTCCATACAAAATAAAGTCGCCCCTAAAGATAAAAGACCAAACAAGTATTACGACGATTTTCGAATACAGAACAAAATTGCTCCGAATAAAGAAAATGGACTAGACTATGAAGATGATCCTCCACTGCAGAACAAGATTGCACCCAAAAGCAGCAGAATATCGTTTCAATCATAG
- the LOC126868579 gene encoding uncharacterized protein LOC126868579 isoform X2, whose amino-acid sequence MKRQNDPSESDRVIDSIFNIPITAIKETGAAVQTFSPENSKAIDSILKIPVSTLEAVGALVKQTSGQRLQNAEELQRIRQERRERILAQRERQRFQREQLQQQRFKQQQMKRNVKNNNKNSFGLNTLSFLVSNHGILGSIQGPFGGYSGNGGGHGGHGSHGVHGGHGGHGNQGTHGGQGSTGGYEVHENVEEDTNYSWHGITAGFGTISGSRPTSAHISIQNKVAPKDKRPNKYYDDFRIQNKIAPNKENGLDYEDDPPLQNKIAPKSSRISFQS is encoded by the exons ATGAAGCGTCAAAATGATCCGAGTGAAAGTGATCGTGTGATAGACAGTATTTTTAAC ATTCCAATTACGGCGATCAAGGAAACAGGAGCCGCGGTGCAAACTTTTAGCCCAGAAAATTCTAAGGCCATCGATAGTATTTTAAag ATCCCTGTTTCGACCTTAGAAGCTGTTGGGGCTCTAGTAAAACAAACGTCTGGGCAGAGACTCCAGAATGCCGAAGAGTTACAACGAATACGCcaagaaagaagagagagaataTTAGCTCAAAGGGAACGACAGAGATTCCAAAGAGAGCAACTTCAGCAACAACGTTTCAAACAGCAACAAATGAAGAGAAACGTTAAGAACAATAACAAAAATTCCTTTGGTTTAAACACCCTCTCCTTCCTGGTTAGTAATCATGGTATCTTAGGTAGTATTCAAGGTCCGTTTGGCGGGTACAGTGGAAATGGTGGTGGACATGGTGGTCATGGTAGTCATGGTGTTCATGGTGGTCATGGTGGTCATGGAAATCAAG GTACCCATGGAGGACAGGGCAGTACAGGTGGTTACGAAGTCCACGAAAACGTAGAAGAAGACACAAATTATTCCTGGCATGGGATCACCGCTGGGTTTGGTACGATTTCTGGCTCTCGACCAACTAGCGCGCATATTTCCATACAAAATAAAGTCGCCCCTAAAGATAAAAGACCAAACAAGTATTACGACGATTTTCGAATACAGAACAAAATTGCTCCGAATAAAGAAAATGGACTAGACTATGAAGATGATCCTCCACTGCAGAACAAGATTGCACCCAAAAGCAGCAGAATATCGTTTCAATCATAG
- the LOC126868577 gene encoding uncharacterized protein LOC126868577, with protein sequence MLCGKVVLVFVVSLIALITGMPQDSENSAQSPFSLPFVQLTNGGIRFNLGGYHAQAGLGGLLGGSNGLHASVGTPWGGHASAGLGGAIDGNNANLGGGLFARAGLGNGRHEAAAGLGGVIDGSGRSGPGLRGGIFANTGAHAVGTSAGISNRGPSDRRDDGNNKPGEDEGDRGQSTRGRSNIQVIARSGNKKEKVLETVAVPAESPEAFKQIDSSSKKEIQEALNVNPLSIAEVNPVLSSETNDIRVVRLTKVLPRHRRRKLWESKRQADQEHTVPIEPQGNADSNVQNIQKRQAIYYSDPTPTQKVAVMRTKSPGFYDDIFQIPISTLNAVNQLLNNNAG encoded by the exons ATGCTGTGCGGCAAGGTTGTTTTAGTGTTCGTAGTTAGTCTAATTGCATTGATCACCGGGATGCCTCAAGATAGCGAAAATAGCGCCCAAAGTCCATTCTCG CTTCCATTCGTTCAACTTACAAATGGTGGAATCCGATTCAATTTGGGCGGCTACCATGCCCAAGCTGGACTGGGTGGTTTACTAGGCGGAAGCAATGGACTTCACGCTAGCGTCGGAACACCCTGGGGTGGCCATGCGTCCGCTGGTTTGGGTGGCGCAATCGATGGCAACAATGCAAATCTTG GAGGAGGTCTGTTCGCGAGAGCAGGCCTTGGAAACGGAAGACACGAAGCTGCAGCAGGATTAGGCGGAGTGATAGACGGAAGTGGAAGGTCGGGTCCTGGACTCAGAGGAGGAATCTTCGCCAACACGGGAGCTCACGCGGTTGGAACATCAGCTGGAATTTCTAACAGAGGACCAAGCGACAGACGAGATGATGGAAATAATAAACCAGGTGAAGATGAAGGCGATAGGGGCCAATCAACCAGGGGACGTTCGAATATTCAAGTAATCGCTCGTTCtggaaataagaaagaaaaagtattgGAG ACAGTGGCTGTGCCGGCGGAATCTCCAGAGGCTTTTAAACAAATTGACTCTTCGTCGAAAAAAGAG ATACAAGAAGCATTAAACGTTAATCCGCTATCTATCGCCGAGGTTAATCCTGTTTTGTCCAGCGAGACGAATGATATACGCGTTG ttcGACTAACGAAAGTCCTTCCACGTCACCGTAGAAGAAAGTTATGGGAGTCGAAGAGACAGGCTGATCAAGAGCATACAGTTCCAATAGAGCCGCAGGGTAATGCCGATTCAAATGTTCAAAACATCCAAAAGCGTCAAGCGATTTATTATTCAGACCCTACTCCTACACAAAAAGTAGCTGTCATGAGGACCAAAAGTCCTGGTTTTTACGATGACATATTTCAG ATACCGATATCAACGCTGAACGCTGTTAATCAACTGTTGAATAATAATGCCGGATAA